One Sanguibacter sp. HDW7 DNA window includes the following coding sequences:
- a CDS encoding WhiB family transcriptional regulator translates to MDWRHRAACLTEDPELFFPIGNTGPAILQIEDAKAVCRRCDVVDTCLKWALESGQDAGVWGGMSEDERRALKRRTARARRAG, encoded by the coding sequence ATGGACTGGCGTCATCGCGCCGCATGCCTCACCGAGGACCCTGAGCTGTTCTTCCCCATCGGGAACACCGGCCCGGCGATCCTGCAGATCGAGGATGCGAAGGCCGTCTGCCGTCGCTGCGACGTCGTCGACACGTGCCTCAAGTGGGCGCTCGAGTCCGGTCAGGACGCGGGCGTCTGGGGCGGCATGTCCGAGGACGAGCGTCGCGCGCTCAAGCGCCGTACGGCCCGCGCGCGTCGCGCCGGCTGA
- a CDS encoding sensor histidine kinase, protein MSELISRHSSLDPADVDWLHLLAGDWQVISDLAFADLVLWLPTDDGELVAIAHCRPSTGATVHYDDIVGTVAPSGRRAQLLEAFDDRRVHREREPRWLGAYAVREEFVPVVRAGRAIAVLVRQTYLGSGRTPSRLELNYVEAAEGLLGMISRGEFPQSDSATGPRRGAPRVGDGLLRLNAEGEVLYASPNALSCFHRLGVYGPLVGESLVEITADLLVQQAPVDESLPVVMMGRAPWRTELESARVSLSVRSLPITEDGRRMGAVLLCRDVTEVRRRERELITKDATIREIHHRVKNNLQTVAALLRLQARRMHVPEARAALEEAMRRVDTIALVHQALSQTLEEEVEFDDMVGRVLRLAADIASADTSVRTISEGTFGLVHAEDATPLALVLTELVTNAVEHGFPDRATGNVRITTTREGHDLTVHIVDDGIGLSPDHGPGSGLGTQIVRTLVQNELHGSIEWDGNPTGGTDVTVRVVLRDARGHRATRPA, encoded by the coding sequence ATGAGCGAGCTCATCTCCCGCCACTCGTCCCTCGACCCCGCCGACGTCGACTGGCTGCACCTCCTCGCGGGGGACTGGCAGGTGATCTCCGACCTCGCCTTCGCCGACCTCGTCCTGTGGCTGCCGACCGACGACGGCGAGCTCGTCGCGATCGCCCACTGCCGCCCGTCGACCGGCGCGACCGTCCACTACGACGACATCGTCGGGACCGTCGCCCCGTCCGGCCGTCGCGCCCAGCTCCTCGAGGCCTTCGACGACCGTCGCGTCCACCGTGAGCGCGAGCCCCGCTGGCTCGGCGCCTACGCCGTGCGCGAGGAGTTCGTGCCCGTCGTCCGCGCCGGCCGCGCGATCGCCGTCCTCGTCCGCCAGACGTACCTCGGCTCCGGGCGCACACCGAGCCGCCTCGAGCTCAACTACGTCGAGGCCGCCGAAGGCCTGCTCGGCATGATCTCCCGCGGAGAGTTCCCGCAGTCCGACTCCGCGACCGGGCCGCGCCGCGGCGCCCCCCGCGTCGGCGACGGCCTCCTGCGTCTCAACGCCGAGGGTGAGGTCCTCTACGCCAGCCCCAACGCCCTCTCGTGCTTCCACCGCCTCGGGGTCTACGGACCGCTCGTCGGTGAGTCGCTCGTCGAGATCACTGCGGACCTCCTCGTCCAGCAGGCGCCCGTCGACGAGTCCCTGCCCGTCGTCATGATGGGCCGCGCCCCGTGGCGCACGGAGCTCGAGTCCGCGCGCGTCTCGCTGTCCGTGCGCTCGCTGCCCATCACCGAGGACGGACGCCGCATGGGCGCCGTGCTCCTGTGCCGCGACGTCACCGAGGTCCGCCGGCGCGAGCGCGAGCTCATCACCAAGGACGCGACGATCCGCGAGATCCACCACCGCGTGAAGAACAACCTCCAGACCGTCGCCGCACTCCTGCGCCTCCAGGCCCGGCGCATGCACGTGCCCGAGGCACGCGCCGCGCTCGAGGAGGCCATGCGTCGTGTCGACACGATCGCGCTCGTCCACCAGGCGCTCTCGCAGACGCTCGAGGAGGAGGTCGAGTTCGACGACATGGTCGGACGAGTCCTGCGGCTCGCGGCCGACATCGCGTCCGCCGACACGAGCGTCCGCACGATCTCCGAGGGGACCTTCGGGCTCGTCCACGCCGAGGACGCGACGCCGCTCGCCCTCGTCCTCACCGAGCTCGTGACGAACGCCGTCGAGCACGGCTTCCCCGACCGCGCGACCGGCAACGTCCGCATCACGACGACACGCGAGGGGCACGACCTCACCGTCCACATCGTCGATGACGGCATCGGCCTGTCGCCCGACCACGGCCCCGGCTCCGGCCTCGGCACGCAGATCGTGCGCACCCTCGTCCAGAACGAGCTCCACGGCTCGATCGAGTGGGACGGCAACCCGACCGGCGGCACCGACGTCACCGTGCGCGTCGTGCTCCGCGACGCTCGCGGGCACCGCGCGACGCGTCCTGCGTGA
- a CDS encoding DUF2505 domain-containing protein encodes MHVTIDVPVPLPAAAYATLLRDAVFVRFRTSVPGASVDDVVVTPTGGESFTVTVRRSVSAEQIPPQVRSFVGSELEIRQVEAWDGERDGSWHGTVALEITGTPVRLTGTVALVPSGEGALLTYDGEVRASIPLFGSAVERSAAEAVRATLAAEEVRVQAWVDVHGTPA; translated from the coding sequence ATGCACGTGACGATCGACGTCCCCGTCCCGCTTCCCGCCGCCGCGTACGCGACGCTCCTGCGCGACGCGGTGTTCGTGCGCTTCCGCACGTCGGTGCCGGGAGCGAGCGTGGACGACGTCGTGGTGACGCCGACGGGTGGCGAGTCGTTCACGGTAACGGTACGCCGGTCGGTGTCGGCGGAGCAGATCCCTCCGCAGGTGCGCTCGTTCGTGGGCTCGGAGCTCGAGATCCGTCAGGTCGAGGCCTGGGACGGCGAGCGCGACGGGTCGTGGCACGGGACCGTCGCGCTCGAGATCACGGGCACGCCGGTGCGCCTCACGGGCACTGTGGCGCTCGTGCCGTCGGGCGAGGGCGCTCTCCTCACGTACGACGGCGAGGTGCGGGCGTCGATCCCGCTGTTCGGATCGGCGGTCGAGCGGTCGGCGGCCGAGGCCGTGCGGGCGACGCTCGCGGCCGAGGAGGTGCGCGTCCAGGCGTGGGTCGACGTGCACGGCACGCCGGCCTGA
- a CDS encoding ABC transporter substrate-binding protein — translation MRKNTTRTWAAVAGIASLALVVSACGGEDTPGTGATSGSKAPGEKVKLVVSTFNDFGYKPHIEQFMKDNPDIIVEEKITGGSDESRENMFNFLGQKSGLADVEAIEGDWVPELMQYADKFVDLTDPALANRWLDWKIAGGTDANGRVIMYGTDSGPNAVAYRADLFEKAGLPSDRESVAKLLTGDWANYFEVGKQYTEKTGKPWFDTARGTFFGMINQVERAYENTDGTVRDLAGSDVETLFRQVLTASAEQNQSSHTPQWKPDWDKVFKGDNGFATILAPGWMLNVIKERGGDDFKGWDIADVFPGGAGNWGGSFLAVPTQSKHPEEAKKLAAYLTSPEVQSKLFVDQGAFPSTVDALKSDDVQNATFAWFNDAPTGKILSNRAVGIKPVFKGPLYKKVSDVVNNGLDRVDLGVSGKKQSIDESWAQVLSELKNLN, via the coding sequence GTGCGTAAGAACACCACTCGGACGTGGGCCGCGGTCGCCGGCATCGCGTCTCTCGCGCTCGTCGTGAGCGCGTGCGGCGGGGAAGACACCCCGGGCACCGGCGCGACGTCGGGCAGCAAGGCCCCGGGCGAGAAGGTCAAGCTCGTCGTGTCCACCTTCAACGACTTCGGCTACAAGCCGCACATCGAGCAGTTCATGAAGGACAACCCCGACATCATCGTCGAGGAGAAGATCACGGGCGGCTCCGACGAGTCCCGCGAGAACATGTTCAACTTCCTCGGTCAGAAGTCGGGCCTCGCCGACGTCGAGGCCATCGAGGGCGACTGGGTCCCCGAGCTCATGCAGTACGCCGACAAGTTCGTCGACCTCACGGACCCCGCGCTCGCCAACCGCTGGCTCGACTGGAAGATCGCTGGGGGCACGGACGCCAACGGCCGCGTCATCATGTACGGCACCGACTCGGGCCCCAACGCGGTCGCGTACCGCGCCGACCTCTTCGAGAAGGCCGGTCTCCCGAGCGACCGCGAGAGCGTCGCCAAGCTCCTCACCGGCGACTGGGCCAACTACTTCGAGGTGGGCAAGCAGTACACCGAGAAGACCGGCAAGCCCTGGTTCGACACCGCCCGCGGCACGTTCTTCGGCATGATCAACCAGGTCGAGCGCGCCTACGAGAACACGGACGGCACGGTCCGCGACCTGGCCGGCTCCGACGTCGAGACCCTCTTCCGCCAGGTCCTCACCGCCTCGGCCGAGCAGAACCAGTCCTCGCACACGCCGCAGTGGAAGCCCGACTGGGACAAGGTCTTCAAGGGTGACAACGGCTTCGCGACGATCCTCGCTCCGGGCTGGATGCTCAACGTCATCAAGGAGCGCGGTGGTGACGACTTCAAGGGCTGGGACATCGCCGATGTCTTCCCCGGCGGCGCCGGCAACTGGGGCGGCTCGTTCCTCGCGGTGCCGACGCAGTCGAAGCACCCTGAGGAGGCCAAGAAGCTCGCGGCCTACCTCACCTCGCCCGAGGTCCAGTCGAAGCTCTTCGTCGACCAGGGCGCCTTCCCGTCGACCGTCGACGCGCTGAAGTCCGACGACGTGCAGAACGCAACCTTCGCATGGTTCAACGACGCCCCCACCGGCAAGATCCTCTCGAACCGCGCGGTCGGCATCAAGCCGGTCTTCAAGGGCCCGCTCTACAAGAAGGTCTCGGACGTCGTCAACAACGGCCTCGACCGCGTCGACCTCGGCGTCTCCGGCAAGAAGCAGTCGATCGACGAGTCCTGGGCTCAGGTGCTCTCGGAGCTCAAGAACCTCAACTGA
- a CDS encoding carbohydrate ABC transporter permease has protein sequence MTVSTSSTRRAGTGGPAQVPAPQQARRLGWGQRMSRFDLKVSPYLYISPFFILFGIFGLAPLLYTAYVAVHQWHPIGGKGEFVGLDNFTAILQQDQFWNAVGNTFSIFLISTVPQLIVAVFIAAVLDSNLRAGTFWRMGVLLPYVVAPVAVALIFSNLFSEQFGLFNSLLGMIGIDPVPWSSDVIPSHIAIATMVNFRWTGYNTLILLAAMQAVPRDLYEAATIDGAGRVRQFFAITVPMLKATITFVVITSTIGGLQIFDEARMYGGGSGSGRGGPDGEWKTITLYLWEVGWNSTNFGRAAAIAWLLFLLILLVGVVNFLLTRRISSQGGDR, from the coding sequence ATGACCGTCAGCACGTCCTCGACCCGTCGCGCGGGCACGGGCGGCCCGGCTCAGGTCCCCGCCCCGCAGCAGGCTCGCCGCCTCGGCTGGGGCCAGCGGATGAGCCGGTTCGACCTCAAGGTCTCGCCGTACCTCTACATCTCGCCGTTCTTCATCCTCTTCGGCATCTTCGGCCTCGCGCCGCTTCTCTACACCGCGTACGTCGCGGTCCACCAGTGGCACCCCATCGGTGGCAAGGGCGAGTTCGTCGGCCTCGACAACTTCACCGCGATCCTCCAGCAGGACCAGTTCTGGAACGCGGTCGGCAACACGTTCTCGATCTTCCTCATCTCCACCGTGCCGCAGCTCATCGTCGCGGTGTTCATCGCCGCGGTGCTCGACTCCAACCTGCGTGCAGGGACGTTCTGGCGCATGGGCGTCCTCCTGCCCTACGTCGTGGCCCCCGTCGCGGTGGCCCTCATCTTCTCGAACCTCTTCTCCGAGCAGTTCGGACTCTTCAACTCCCTGCTCGGCATGATCGGGATCGACCCGGTGCCGTGGTCGTCCGACGTCATCCCGTCGCACATCGCGATCGCGACGATGGTGAACTTCCGCTGGACGGGCTACAACACCCTCATCCTCCTCGCGGCGATGCAGGCCGTCCCCCGCGACCTCTACGAGGCTGCGACGATCGACGGCGCGGGCCGCGTCCGCCAGTTCTTCGCGATTACGGTGCCCATGCTCAAGGCGACCATCACGTTCGTCGTCATCACCTCGACGATCGGCGGCCTGCAGATCTTCGACGAGGCCCGCATGTACGGCGGCGGTTCGGGCTCAGGCCGAGGCGGACCCGACGGCGAGTGGAAGACCATCACCCTGTACCTCTGGGAGGTCGGCTGGAACTCGACCAACTTCGGCCGCGCGGCGGCCATCGCATGGCTGCTGTTCCTCCTCATCCTCCTCGTCGGCGTCGTGAACTTCCTCCTCACCCGCCGCATCTCCTCGCAGGGAGGCGACCGATGA
- a CDS encoding carbohydrate ABC transporter permease, whose translation MTSIPAIAQSAGPGAARAAARRGARKSSPFASGERKPGKLTYTILSAFVLFSAFPFYWSFLIGSKDNDFVYSGEFTLIPGPNFLDNVKRVLESDINFWGATLNSLIAATSMSVSVVLLSTLAGFSFAKLRFKGRRGLLVSVIATMAVPTQLGIVPLYLIMSKLDLQGNLLAIILPGLVTAFGVFWMTQYLQDALPDELIDAARVDGCNLIRTFWHVAMPAARPAAAMLFLFTFVGSWTNYMWPSIILDRASGTLPVALQGLQSQYYTDYPLILTGALLATVPLLIIFILAGKQLVAGIMAGAVKG comes from the coding sequence ATGACCTCGATCCCCGCCATCGCCCAGTCCGCCGGACCCGGCGCAGCTCGCGCGGCAGCGCGCCGCGGCGCGCGGAAGTCCTCGCCCTTCGCAAGCGGCGAGCGCAAGCCCGGCAAGCTCACGTACACGATCCTCTCGGCGTTCGTCCTCTTCTCGGCCTTCCCGTTCTACTGGTCGTTCCTCATCGGGTCGAAGGACAACGACTTCGTCTACTCGGGCGAGTTCACCCTGATCCCGGGACCGAACTTCCTCGACAACGTCAAGCGGGTCCTCGAGTCCGACATCAACTTCTGGGGTGCGACGCTCAACTCGCTCATCGCCGCGACGTCGATGTCCGTCTCGGTCGTCCTGCTCTCGACGCTCGCCGGCTTCTCGTTCGCGAAGCTGCGCTTCAAGGGTCGCCGCGGTCTCCTCGTCTCGGTCATCGCGACGATGGCGGTCCCGACGCAGCTCGGCATCGTGCCGCTCTACCTCATCATGAGCAAGCTCGACCTCCAGGGGAACCTGCTCGCGATCATCCTGCCGGGCCTCGTCACGGCGTTCGGCGTGTTCTGGATGACGCAGTACCTCCAGGACGCCCTGCCGGACGAGCTCATCGACGCCGCACGCGTCGACGGCTGCAACCTCATCCGTACCTTCTGGCACGTGGCCATGCCGGCCGCACGACCGGCCGCCGCGATGCTCTTCCTCTTCACGTTCGTCGGCTCGTGGACGAACTACATGTGGCCGTCCATCATCCTCGACCGCGCCAGCGGCACCCTGCCGGTCGCACTCCAGGGCCTGCAGTCGCAGTACTACACGGACTACCCGCTCATTCTCACGGGTGCGCTGCTGGCCACCGTCCCGCTGCTCATCATCTTCATCCTCGCCGGCAAGCAGCTCGTCGCCGGCATCATGGCGGGCGCAGTCAAGGGCTGA